The Oncorhynchus nerka isolate Pitt River linkage group LG5, Oner_Uvic_2.0, whole genome shotgun sequence nucleotide sequence CCCCAGCCCCCACCTCTCCCCCCTGCCAGAAACAAACCCCAAGACTCCCCCCGGAGCGCCAAGGTCTCCTTCATCTTCGGAAACCCCCCTTTGAACACTGTTAACCCCCAGAACTTTGGCTACGAGCGCCTGATGGATGAGAGTCCCGAGGTGCCCGAGCACAGGCCCATAGCCTACTTGCACAACAACGTCAACAACCCGGGGGACTTTAGGACCCAAGTACCCGTGCCCTTCCAATTCGCCGACGGCATGCCGCATGTGGTCTACAGCAACATCGGCGAGGAGCTGGTGGAGGAACCGCTGCTAAGGGACCTTTGTTATGCAGACACCACGGACGACGCCGAGGATGAGGACGACGCCAGCTGTGAGGAAGATTCTACCGGGATGGGAgggggggagggtggagggggcgGCACGACGGCGGCGAGCAAAGCCACGATCCTCACCCTCTCGGGCTCCAGCGATGACATCATCGACCTGACCTCACTTCCTCCCCCCGAGGGGggcgatgatgacgatgatgatacCGACGGTGTCCTCCATTCGCTAAATCTCGCCATTGCCGCCCCGCCCCCGGGGTTCAGAGACAGTTCTGATGAGGAGAGTCCCGAGAGTCGCCCTTTGGCCACTGCCGGCAACAATGACATGCCCGTGTCGCTGATCGACGCTGTCCCCACGGGGTCGCATGGTGAGGGGAGCGGCAGGGAAAGGAGGCTGGAGGATGCCATGGTAACAACCCTGCAGGCACTGGAAGCCCTGACCGTGTCCGAGGAGAGGCCACACCCACCACGCCCACAGCGACCACAGCCCAACAGTAACCCAGGTCTTTACTACTACCAACACCACTTATAGTTTACAGCTGTTGTGCACACAGTGTCATGGCCTTGCTCTAGTTTTGGTTTTTCAGTGTTCACTGTTGTGCTTTGTGATCAGACCTGGCCCAAATTAGGATTTCTTCAAACTATATGTTGAACTTTGTTAAAAGTGATATAATAGAATTGTTGAAAGAAGCTCAAATTCTATATTTTTTCTCCCTGGCTCACATAGGTGTGCAAATGTCTCGAGCTTTCAGTCCTGAGTCTTCCTCTGACTCAGGCAATGAGACCAACTCCTCAGAGATGACCGAGACTATGGAGCAGGCCGCCGCCCACAAACTCATCCACGAGAACCACAGGCGCCTCCTTATCGCCACCTCCGAGGGCTACCAGCCTCTGACGGAGGAAAAGACAGACTTCCCCATCTCGCCCAGAGTGGCCACCCAAAAGAAAGCCCACAGCCCCTCCCACCATCGAGACGTCGGGCCGCCGTCGTCCACCGCGCCCCCTAAACAGACCCTCCATCCAGATGACATAGAGCTGGATCCAGAAACCACTGATTCTCTGACTAACCTCTCCTCCGGCTTCAGCAAGCGACCCAACTCCGTGGTTGTTGGAGGGAAACGGCTAAAAAAGTTGGCCGACACCAACGGGAAGTTCAACACGTTCAGTACCAGAGACGGCCACAGGGGGAGCCAGCTGGATGTGGAGCGTACCTCGTTCTGCGAGAGGCTGCAGAGAAGGCCGCCTCTTCCTCTACCAGAGAATTCCATCTCCATCATGGCGGAGAACCTGGCGGTGAACAGCCTGCCAAGGAGTCACCGCAGGCTGCCGcgcccccctcccccacaccctgAACGGACAGAGCCTGAGGAGGAACCGGGGGAGGCTGCAGGGGGGGACACTGGGGCTATGGGCGGCCAGCAGGAAGAGTACCTGGGGGGAGCGGCAggtcccttcccctcctcccctaccaAGAAGACCCGGGACCCCCCCGGTGGACAGGGAGATGCCCCAGGGGAGCAGCGGCAGCAAGTGAGGCAAGGGGTTGCCCGGCTGTGTGAGTACCACCGAGCCAAACGGATCTCGTCCCTTCAGAGCGAGGCTCACAACTCCCTGCAGGGCTCCCAGTGCTCATCACTGGACGCGGGCTGCAGCACGGGGAGCAGCGCCTGTGGCACCCCAACGGATTCGCCCCTCTGTGCCCCCGACGGCAACCACCACCCGCTCTCCGAATCTTCCACGTCCCTCAGGGTTTTCACCTATGAGGACAAGGCTCCCCATGGCACCCCGGGCCAGATCCCTGTGGGCAGGGACCTCCACCCCCAAGCAGACCCCACACTCCTGCGGAAGATGCTGCCCAACATACACCCTCCTGGGTCAGACACCAGCAGAGAGGGTTCCCTCCGGTCGGCCAAGATGAAAGAAACCACAGGTAGTATCGCTAAAAGGAGTAACCTTCAAAATGATCTGCATGCCAAGACAGCCTGTGTAAGGGGTGCTAACCTCAAGGAGGGGAACGAGTCCTATAGGCAGCTCATTAACTACCTGACAGTGAGCCAGATGCACCAGGGAGGCAGGTTGCATAGTGCAGGCCTGGGAGGGGGAGTCAGGAAGGACACTAGGAGATATATTACCAGTAATCCCCAACTGATAGAGATGGTTAGGAGTAAAGGGAACACCATTCACCGCTATCCCTGCATGCCCCCCTCGTCCTCGTCACCCTTCCTCAGCCCGAGTCTAGTGAACCCCAATGCAGTCACCTCACGGGGTGACAAAGGCCCCCGGCCCTATCACTCCGCCACCCTGCCCGCTAAGTTGAAGAGCAATCCTGACTTGCATGCTCAGAGACCCGCTGACAGTGTTGAAGTAAGGCCCAGTGGCACAGAGAGGAGGAGCTCCTTTTCGGGCCTCGAGAGTGAGTTAGAGAGGGGCGCCATCGACCCTGAGGTCGAGCGGTTCCTGTCCCTGAGGGACAACATCcatggagggggtgggggtgggggcatGGTCCACAGGCCCCCCTCCAGGGCGCGGAGTGTGATGTCCCAAAGCGGTGCCAGCATCTGTGGCCCAGAGGACTGGCTCAGATCTGACTGCAGGACAAAGCATGCCATCCGACAGACTCCTAATGATTATCTCTGTTTTTCTACTGCCCCTAGTGTAGCTCGCACAGAGCAGCTGGGGACGTCACTGGGAGCGGAAGCAGGAGATCACCCATCAGCTTTCACTAAGCAGGCCAGAGCCTGTGCCACGGCtccgccccctcctcctccaccacctcctccacctcccctaccAGCCAACATGAACACCCACAACTCCACTGTGCCAAAGCAGTCCACCGTCACATACAGACAAAACCACATCCAGTCAGTCACAGCCAGCCTCCACCACCAGTGCGAGCCCAATATGAACAGCCTCCAGAGGGGCAGGGACTCCAGTATGAACAGCCTCCACTTGGGCAGAGAACCCAGCACCAACAGCCTGCAGCGGGACAGGGAGCCCAGCATCAACAGCCTCCACCTGGGCAGGGAGCCCAGCATAAACAGCCTCCACCTGGGCAGAGAGCTCAGCACCAACAGCCTGCAGCGGGACAGGGAGCCCAGCACCAACAGCCTCCACCTGGGCAGGGAGCCCAGCATCAATAGCCTGCAACGGGGCAGGGAGCTCAGACGGAGCACCAGTAATGTAACGGCGGGCTCCGGGAGTGTGGAGGTGCTCTTCGACAAAGGCAGAACCAAGTGCCAGCAAGGACCAGTTGACCCCAAACTACAGAGGAGACCCACGAGGAAGAGGCTGTCGAAGAGCTACTCGCAGGGCTCAGTAGCGTCCACGTGCTGGTCGGCTGGGGGCAGAGACAGCCGGAGGGCCTCAGTGATGTTTCCCCTGCAGAAGGACGCCAAGCACATGAAGGGCTCGCAGAAGATGGACTCGAGCAGCCCCTGGAGGTGCAACGGTCCCTTCAGCTACTGCTTCTTCAAGAGGAAGAGCCAGGCAGAGGAGGATGAGGTAGAGGGGGGTGAGATGGGCGAGAGTTCCAGGCGCTGCCATGGCAGGGAAATGGAGGAAGCAGCGTCTATCTACGGCCTGGCCACGGACGCAGCAGGCGACCAGCTTTACAGCGAGGTGCTAACCAACATGAGCTTCAGCGACCGGCTGTCGCGCATTAACACGCTCAAAGACCGCATGTACATCTTCCCCGTTGGCTTCTCGGATGTACGCCGAGACGCCAGCGAGCTCATCGCCCTAGTGCGCTCAAGCGTAGGCAGGGGGGACCGCAGCGGCCAGGTGCCACAGATCACAGCCGACCTGTCCCAATACAAGCAGCTGCTGTCCATCGAGTCTAAAGAGCTGGGGCGGGCATGTCGCAGGATGGCCCAGGCCCACGGCAGCCCAGAGGAGATGCTGCTGGCCATCACCTGCAGTTTCCAGGTGCTGTGCTGCCTGTCTGAGGCCTGCATGTGCCTGGTGAGGGGCCTGAGGGCATCAGCTGCCCAACAGCAGAGGGAGGTGGTGGCCAAGGTGGACGAGCTGGTCATGAACTACATCTGCCTGCTGCGCGCAGCCGAGGCAGCGTCCATCGGAGCGCCCAGCGACCACAGCGTCAATGCCCTGGTCCGCCACTCCAGCACCATGTCAGCCATCGCCAACGCACTCACCCGCTCCCTCAAAACGCTGCTTAGCAAGTAGTAGGACGTCCAGCCGACAGCAACGTCTTTTAGTGTTATGTACATTATACAAAGCCATACAAGACCCGGCCTTTGTAATAAGAACTGATGTTATTATAGACAC carries:
- the LOC115129744 gene encoding FERM and PDZ domain-containing protein 4-like produces the protein MGSSRDGRDYFSNHVSQSSSLEEVHRLDGVQQVPPAPRLVEMRRDPVLGFGFVAGSEKPVVVRSVTPGGPSEGKLIPGDEIIMINDEAVSSAPRERVIDLVRNCKETIMLTVVQPYPSPKSAFISAAKKAKLKSNPVKVRFAEEVIINGQVPNTVKDNSLLFMQKVLKVYLENGQTKSFRFDCSTSIKDVIMTLQEKLSIKCIEHFSLMLEQRTEGSGSKLLLLHEQEMLTRVTQRPGSDKMKCFFRISFVPKDPVDLLRRDAVAFEYLYVQSCNDVVLERFGSELKYDAALRLAALQMYVLTMTTRQLQKVSLKYIQKEWGLALFIPPAVMTSMKEKNIKKALTHILKTNQNLVPPGKKLTALQAKVHYLKYLSELRLYGGRVFKSILLQGEKQTEVTLLVGPRYGISHVINAKTNLMALLADFSHVNRIEILTEDDINVRVELHVMDVRPITLIMESSDAMNLACLTAGYYRLLVDSRRSIFNMAHCNSIAEEMDQDNLLEWPYSTSLDNCEDPNAAGQDERYSSDMDFSNNGGRENNISPYIPEPQHHTLTLQQNERPSEGRRSPQPPPLPPARNKPQDSPRSAKVSFIFGNPPLNTVNPQNFGYERLMDESPEVPEHRPIAYLHNNVNNPGDFRTQVPVPFQFADGMPHVVYSNIGEELVEEPLLRDLCYADTTDDAEDEDDASCEEDSTGMGGGEGGGGGTTAASKATILTLSGSSDDIIDLTSLPPPEGGDDDDDDTDGVLHSLNLAIAAPPPGFRDSSDEESPESRPLATAGNNDMPVSLIDAVPTGSHGEGSGRERRLEDAMVTTLQALEALTVSEERPHPPRPQRPQPNSNPGVQMSRAFSPESSSDSGNETNSSEMTETMEQAAAHKLIHENHRRLLIATSEGYQPLTEEKTDFPISPRVATQKKAHSPSHHRDVGPPSSTAPPKQTLHPDDIELDPETTDSLTNLSSGFSKRPNSVVVGGKRLKKLADTNGKFNTFSTRDGHRGSQLDVERTSFCERLQRRPPLPLPENSISIMAENLAVNSLPRSHRRLPRPPPPHPERTEPEEEPGEAAGGDTGAMGGQQEEYLGGAAGPFPSSPTKKTRDPPGGQGDAPGEQRQQVRQGVARLCEYHRAKRISSLQSEAHNSLQGSQCSSLDAGCSTGSSACGTPTDSPLCAPDGNHHPLSESSTSLRVFTYEDKAPHGTPGQIPVGRDLHPQADPTLLRKMLPNIHPPGSDTSREGSLRSAKMKETTGSIAKRSNLQNDLHAKTACVRGANLKEGNESYRQLINYLTVSQMHQGGRLHSAGLGGGVRKDTRRYITSNPQLIEMVRSKGNTIHRYPCMPPSSSSPFLSPSLVNPNAVTSRGDKGPRPYHSATLPAKLKSNPDLHAQRPADSVEVRPSGTERRSSFSGLESELERGAIDPEVERFLSLRDNIHGGGGGGGMVHRPPSRARSVMSQSGASICGPEDWLRSDCRTKHAIRQTPNDYLCFSTAPSVARTEQLGTSLGAEAGDHPSAFTKQARACATAPPPPPPPPPPPPLPANMNTHNSTVPKQSTVTYRQNHIQSVTASLHHQCEPNMNSLQRGRDSSMNSLHLGREPSTNSLQRDREPSINSLHLGREPSINSLHLGRELSTNSLQRDREPSTNSLHLGREPSINSLQRGRELRRSTSNVTAGSGSVEVLFDKGRTKCQQGPVDPKLQRRPTRKRLSKSYSQGSVASTCWSAGGRDSRRASVMFPLQKDAKHMKGSQKMDSSSPWRCNGPFSYCFFKRKSQAEEDEVEGGEMGESSRRCHGREMEEAASIYGLATDAAGDQLYSEVLTNMSFSDRLSRINTLKDRMYIFPVGFSDVRRDASELIALVRSSVGRGDRSGQVPQITADLSQYKQLLSIESKELGRACRRMAQAHGSPEEMLLAITCSFQVLCCLSEACMCLVRGLRASAAQQQREVVAKVDELVMNYICLLRAAEAASIGAPSDHSVNALVRHSSTMSAIANALTRSLKTLLSK